Proteins encoded together in one Aminipila butyrica window:
- a CDS encoding LacI family DNA-binding transcriptional regulator gives MKKSITIKEIAEEAQVSIATVSLVLNKKDKKISEGTRENILRIAQKYNYTPNTMARSLITRQTRTIGLIIPDIVNPFFPEIARGVEDKASQLGYSVIYCNTDDKIKREDKYIHVLMEKMVDGIISAHSADREEGFDGLARCKVPVLLIDRDYDNKNVIGRVLVDNRAGAYQATSYMLKQGYRRIAYIAGCISTATARGRLEGYHQALEDWGIGPEHRYVKVGEYRMQWGIEAAEQLLQEKTPMDGIFCGNDLIAIGVIKKLKEWGLAVPRDMGLVGFDDIYLASLVEPPLTTIKQPNYEMGYRAAEMLIRHIEKLRGEGDTKNESQQTAAESTLFLPTELIVRQSTK, from the coding sequence ATGAAGAAGAGCATTACCATTAAGGAAATCGCTGAAGAGGCTCAGGTCTCTATTGCCACTGTTTCCTTGGTGCTGAACAAAAAGGATAAGAAAATTAGCGAAGGAACTCGAGAAAACATCCTTCGCATCGCACAAAAATATAATTACACGCCTAACACCATGGCCAGAAGTTTAATTACTCGACAGACCAGGACCATTGGACTGATTATACCAGACATTGTTAACCCCTTTTTTCCGGAAATTGCCAGAGGGGTGGAGGATAAGGCCAGTCAGCTGGGCTACAGCGTCATTTACTGCAATACAGATGACAAGATTAAACGCGAAGATAAATACATTCACGTGTTGATGGAAAAGATGGTGGACGGGATTATTTCCGCCCATTCCGCTGATCGAGAGGAAGGCTTTGACGGTTTAGCTCGATGTAAAGTTCCTGTGCTGCTCATCGACCGGGATTATGATAACAAGAACGTCATCGGCCGGGTATTAGTGGATAACAGAGCGGGGGCCTATCAGGCCACCTCGTATATGCTGAAACAGGGTTATCGGCGAATTGCTTATATCGCAGGCTGCATTTCCACCGCTACGGCTAGAGGACGGCTGGAAGGCTATCATCAGGCGCTGGAGGATTGGGGCATTGGACCGGAGCATCGGTACGTCAAGGTAGGAGAATACCGGATGCAGTGGGGGATTGAGGCGGCAGAGCAACTGCTTCAAGAAAAGACCCCCATGGATGGCATCTTCTGTGGAAACGATTTGATTGCCATCGGCGTGATTAAAAAGTTGAAAGAATGGGGATTGGCTGTTCCGCGAGATATGGGGTTGGTAGGCTTTGATGACATTTATCTGGCCAGCTTGGTGGAGCCGCCGCTGACGACTATTAAACAGCCTAATTATGAGATGGGTTACCGGGCTGCGGAGATGCTTATCCGACATATTGAAAAACTCCGCGGGGAGGGGGACACAAAGAATGAGAGCCAGCAGACCGCAGCGGAAAGCACCTTGTTTCTCCCTACGGAGCTCATCGTGCGCCAGTCTACAAAATAG
- a CDS encoding YibE/F family protein: protein MLIVLLIILMAAILLIGGERTAKSLVTLGFNSLLLLCTIFAINRGLHPLLCTLTACILISLVTLFYQNEVNIKSKLAFAAVLLVIALMLPVIFHLVSLSNIQGFPVDQLAIQDSNGYSRNIHRNMVYIQISVVLMVFIGAIIDTALAVASALYEVHLNNPGLSRGRLFQSGIHMGRDILSSTINTLFFIYIAEYLTLFIQFMNDSTFAQMINSKQFCQEFLSITLSGAGCILIIPVAALLGALLYGREHR, encoded by the coding sequence ATGTTAATAGTACTGCTTATTATCCTCATGGCTGCCATTCTCTTGATTGGCGGCGAGCGAACAGCTAAGTCCCTGGTTACCCTGGGCTTTAACAGCCTTCTGCTGCTGTGTACTATTTTCGCTATCAACCGGGGACTCCATCCCCTGCTGTGTACGTTGACGGCTTGCATCCTCATCAGCTTAGTGACTCTTTTTTATCAAAATGAAGTCAATATCAAAAGCAAACTGGCTTTCGCCGCTGTACTGCTGGTTATTGCCCTTATGCTGCCAGTGATCTTCCATCTGGTATCGCTGTCCAACATCCAGGGTTTTCCCGTAGACCAGCTGGCGATCCAGGACTCTAACGGATATTCCAGGAATATTCACCGGAACATGGTGTACATTCAAATATCCGTAGTTTTGATGGTCTTTATTGGTGCTATCATCGATACGGCCCTAGCGGTGGCTTCTGCCCTCTATGAGGTCCACCTGAACAATCCCGGTCTATCCAGAGGGCGGCTGTTTCAGTCTGGTATTCATATGGGCCGGGATATTCTCAGTTCCACAATCAACACCTTGTTTTTCATCTACATCGCAGAATATCTCACGTTGTTCATTCAGTTTATGAACGATTCCACCTTTGCTCAGATGATTAACTCCAAGCAATTCTGCCAAGAGTTTCTTTCCATTACCCTAAGCGGTGCAGGCTGCATCCTGATTATTCCCGTGGCCGCTTTGCTGGGAGCTTTGCTGTACGGACGAGAACACCGCTAA
- the rbsC gene encoding ribose ABC transporter permease produces the protein MKLKGMSNRSVKDRIQKNKPLIVLLILVLAMSLLSDKFFTWRNLLTVLRQTSINAVIATGMTFAILIGGIDLSVGSVLAICGAIAASLIASGTDLVLTILITLFLGLAIGVVNGLLISKGRLQPFIATLGTMTLLRGATLVYTQGRPIGTSGGADSVIFGKIGSGYIMGLPIPIYIMIVVFIIAYYILRHLRTGRYIYALGSNEEATVYSGIKTDKVKLFVYGASGMLAALAGILVTARLGSAQPTAGAGYELDAIAAVVLGGTSMAGGVGTIGGTAIGALIIGILNNALNLLQVPSYYQDVAKGAVILFAVLLDRKQKAAR, from the coding sequence ATGAAATTGAAAGGAATGTCTAACCGCAGTGTAAAAGACAGAATACAAAAAAATAAACCATTGATTGTTTTACTGATTTTAGTTCTCGCCATGTCTTTATTGAGCGACAAGTTCTTTACTTGGAGAAACCTGCTGACTGTGCTGAGACAGACCTCTATCAATGCTGTCATCGCAACAGGTATGACCTTTGCTATCCTCATCGGCGGCATCGACTTGTCGGTGGGATCTGTTCTGGCTATCTGTGGTGCCATTGCGGCCAGCCTTATCGCTTCCGGCACAGACCTGGTTTTGACCATTCTCATTACCTTGTTCTTAGGGTTGGCTATCGGAGTAGTGAACGGTTTGTTGATCAGTAAGGGTCGATTACAACCGTTTATTGCGACTTTAGGTACCATGACTCTCCTGCGGGGAGCTACCTTGGTGTATACCCAAGGCCGACCCATCGGCACCAGCGGGGGTGCAGACAGCGTGATTTTTGGCAAGATTGGTTCAGGCTATATAATGGGTTTGCCGATCCCTATCTATATCATGATTGTGGTCTTCATTATCGCTTATTACATCTTGCGCCATTTGCGCACAGGACGGTACATCTATGCTTTGGGCTCCAATGAAGAGGCCACCGTTTATTCCGGTATCAAGACAGATAAGGTAAAGTTGTTTGTCTATGGGGCTTCCGGCATGCTGGCCGCTTTGGCAGGAATCTTGGTCACGGCCCGATTGGGTTCGGCACAGCCTACAGCCGGTGCTGGTTACGAATTGGATGCCATCGCAGCTGTTGTGCTGGGGGGCACCAGCATGGCTGGCGGCGTAGGAACTATCGGTGGAACAGCCATCGGTGCTTTGATTATCGGCATCTTAAACAATGCCTTAAACCTGCTTCAAGTGCCCTCGTATTATCAGGATGTAGCCAAAGGTGCGGTGATTCTCTTTGCTGTTCTGCTGGACAGAAAACAGAAGGCAGCCAGATAA
- the rbsD gene encoding D-ribose pyranase — MKKTFLLNSELSYCISKLGHKDSLVIGDAGLPVAEGVQRIDLAVSEGIPSFMQVLEAVLAEQKVEKIFLAEEMRTASKDLHQEVLNLCSQNQVGLEVEYLPHEDFKQQTESCKCAVRTGEFTPYANVILVSGVVF, encoded by the coding sequence ATGAAGAAAACATTTTTACTGAACTCAGAACTCTCTTACTGCATTTCTAAGTTGGGACACAAGGACAGCCTGGTCATCGGCGACGCAGGGCTCCCTGTGGCAGAAGGGGTCCAGCGCATTGATTTGGCGGTATCAGAGGGAATCCCTTCTTTTATGCAGGTGCTGGAAGCCGTGTTGGCAGAGCAGAAAGTTGAAAAAATCTTTCTGGCGGAGGAGATGAGGACGGCCAGCAAGGATCTTCATCAGGAGGTTTTAAACTTGTGCAGCCAAAATCAGGTAGGGCTGGAGGTGGAATATCTGCCTCACGAAGACTTTAAACAGCAGACAGAAAGCTGTAAATGTGCTGTCCGTACGGGGGAATTTACCCCTTACGCCAACGTGATTCTCGTGTCGGGTGTAGTTTTCTAA
- a CDS encoding class I SAM-dependent methyltransferase, translating into MYNNIFRCLQRPTLYKQSEVNFWDDEHISKYMLKAHLNPDYEGASRKWSFIEQSVKWIQEMTPPAQYRHLLDLGCGPGLYAERFSKAGYKVTGIDFSKRSIAYAKASAEEHGLDITYLSQDYLKMDFNETFDLATFIYCDYGALSTENRRDILQRIYHSLKRGGKLLFDVFSIITYNEFQETTNWAVHDEGGFWSAEKYLSLNAQYKYPGHVTLEQTLVLTDQTIREYCIWNCCFTLEMLIKEAQEAGFNKVDVFGDVTGKPYAKDSPTIAVLLHK; encoded by the coding sequence ATGTACAACAATATTTTTAGGTGTTTGCAGCGTCCAACTCTTTATAAGCAAAGTGAGGTCAACTTCTGGGATGACGAACATATTTCAAAGTATATGCTTAAAGCTCATCTGAATCCAGATTACGAAGGAGCAAGCCGAAAATGGAGTTTTATTGAGCAGTCTGTAAAATGGATTCAGGAGATGACCCCACCTGCCCAATACCGCCACTTATTAGATCTTGGCTGTGGGCCGGGTCTATATGCTGAAAGGTTCAGTAAAGCGGGATATAAAGTGACTGGAATCGATTTTTCAAAGAGATCCATCGCGTATGCCAAGGCATCCGCGGAGGAACACGGATTAGATATAACTTATCTCTCGCAGGATTATCTGAAAATGGATTTTAACGAGACCTTTGATTTGGCCACGTTTATTTACTGTGATTATGGGGCTTTATCCACTGAAAATAGAAGGGATATACTGCAAAGAATATACCACAGTTTAAAAAGAGGTGGAAAGCTTTTATTCGATGTATTTTCCATCATAACGTACAATGAGTTTCAGGAAACAACGAACTGGGCAGTCCATGATGAGGGTGGTTTCTGGAGTGCAGAAAAATATCTTTCATTAAATGCACAGTATAAGTACCCCGGCCACGTGACATTAGAACAGACCCTTGTCCTTACGGACCAAACAATCAGAGAATATTGTATCTGGAATTGCTGCTTCACCTTGGAAATGCTCATAAAAGAAGCACAGGAAGCCGGTTTTAACAAGGTTGACGTATTCGGTGACGTGACAGGGAAACCTTATGCAAAAGATAGCCCGACTATTGCGGTTCTCTTGCACAAATAA
- a CDS encoding YibE/F family protein, with translation MRERNKETEPIGAQKSAGLWHRFRLTHLTGSAKLAGSASLTKQFKPAAEKLNITPGFFVRNIFILAVSLLLFFLVSTDYNLYQTTIVQVTATTDTYVTSKPSAVGQEERYYRQDIQGTVKNGPYKGQPAVLENTYGESLVYDDKYEAGTCLFVDYVTEDNDTLTGTISGVKRDHYVAAAVLLLVDLLLIVGGLQGFFTVLCLTLNILLFYILLRLQYSGMNLLLLSVFMSVLFCAVVLFLIHGRSWATFMALCASLASIFFVTALSYLVMRCTPAVDYEFLEYLIHPYERSDADLLFLSEILMGCAGAVMDIAVTITACASELLRKDPEISRKALISSCRQVSEDITGTMINVVFFTNVSACIPLFVLSMQNDIHFLTVLHYQVFFEVARFLTGSIGTVAAIPFSILAVYLLHGRRAAAC, from the coding sequence ATGAGAGAACGAAATAAAGAAACGGAACCAATCGGAGCACAGAAATCAGCTGGATTATGGCACCGATTTAGGCTGACCCATCTGACTGGCTCAGCTAAATTAGCTGGCTCAGCCAGCCTGACAAAACAATTTAAGCCAGCTGCTGAAAAGCTGAACATTACACCAGGCTTCTTCGTTAGAAATATTTTCATCTTGGCAGTCAGCCTGCTGCTATTTTTTCTGGTTTCAACGGATTATAACCTGTACCAGACCACTATCGTCCAAGTGACAGCCACAACAGATACTTATGTTACCAGCAAGCCATCGGCAGTAGGTCAGGAAGAGCGGTATTATCGACAGGACATACAAGGCACGGTGAAAAATGGGCCTTATAAAGGACAGCCTGCTGTTTTAGAAAATACTTATGGTGAATCCCTGGTATACGATGACAAATATGAAGCGGGGACCTGTCTTTTTGTAGACTACGTAACTGAAGACAACGACACACTCACTGGCACCATTTCTGGGGTAAAACGGGATCATTATGTGGCGGCAGCAGTCTTGCTGCTAGTGGATCTGCTGCTCATTGTCGGTGGGCTCCAGGGCTTCTTTACGGTGCTCTGCCTAACACTGAACATCCTGCTGTTTTACATCTTGCTTCGGCTTCAATACAGCGGAATGAACCTGCTTCTGCTGTCAGTCTTCATGTCGGTGCTTTTCTGTGCCGTGGTACTGTTCCTCATTCACGGACGAAGCTGGGCCACCTTTATGGCGCTGTGTGCCTCCCTAGCTTCCATCTTCTTTGTGACGGCACTTTCCTATTTGGTCATGCGCTGTACCCCAGCAGTGGATTATGAATTCTTAGAATATCTGATTCACCCTTATGAGCGTTCCGATGCGGACTTACTGTTCCTCTCCGAAATCCTCATGGGCTGTGCCGGAGCCGTCATGGATATCGCCGTGACGATTACCGCCTGTGCCTCAGAGCTGTTGCGAAAAGACCCGGAAATTTCCCGCAAGGCACTAATTTCCTCCTGTCGTCAAGTCAGTGAGGACATAACCGGCACCATGATCAATGTGGTCTTTTTCACCAACGTGTCTGCTTGTATTCCACTGTTTGTCTTATCCATGCAGAATGACATTCATTTTCTCACGGTACTCCACTACCAGGTGTTTTTTGAAGTAGCTCGATTCCTTACTGGCAGTATCGGCACAGTCGCGGCCATTCCCTTTTCCATTCTGGCCGTCTACCTGCTTCACGGAAGGAGGGCTGCCGCATGTTAA
- a CDS encoding sugar ABC transporter ATP-binding protein, translating to MYNKIVTMKGITKEFSGVTVLDQVNLNIYEGRIMALLGENGAGKSTLMKILTGVYQRTAGEVLLNGQQVDFKNTKESQDKGIAIIHQELNLIGHLSIGENIFLGREPLNKIGKIDWKKLYGEAEKWIAMLGLNENPRELINNLSVGKQQLVEIAKALSLNAKILIMDEPTGALTISETKKLFRVIGDLKAQNHSIVYISHRLEEIFEICDDITVLRDGQLVAEVPVPQVTEEKLIEMMVGRRLEEQYPKSCGEVGPVILEVKGLQNQFVKEASFTLRRGETLGIAGLMGSSRTELARTIYGIYKMNKGELLLHGQKLHIASPKDALQAGIAYVSEDRKTNGIVLGLSIGENITLASLRQVSGLLGRVHRSKEEQASKAYMNDLSIKASGSKQLVKYLSGGNQQKVSIAKNLFTKPSILILDEPTRGVDVGAKKEIYNLINQFKQDGVSIIMISSEIPEILGMSDRVLVMHEGRVSGMLNREEANQESIMSLAVGKGVS from the coding sequence ATGTATAACAAGATTGTGACCATGAAGGGTATCACCAAAGAGTTTTCCGGCGTTACCGTGCTGGATCAGGTGAACCTGAACATCTACGAAGGCCGGATTATGGCCCTTCTGGGAGAAAATGGCGCAGGAAAGTCTACTTTGATGAAAATTCTTACCGGGGTTTATCAGCGAACGGCCGGGGAGGTTTTACTAAACGGCCAACAGGTGGATTTTAAGAACACAAAGGAATCTCAGGATAAAGGCATTGCTATCATTCATCAAGAGCTGAATCTGATTGGGCATTTGTCCATTGGGGAGAATATTTTTCTGGGCCGAGAACCGCTCAACAAGATTGGTAAGATTGACTGGAAAAAATTATATGGGGAAGCAGAAAAGTGGATTGCCATGCTGGGACTAAATGAAAATCCCAGAGAGCTGATTAATAATCTCAGTGTGGGAAAACAGCAGTTGGTGGAAATTGCCAAGGCCCTATCCCTAAATGCGAAGATTCTCATTATGGATGAGCCGACAGGGGCCTTGACCATTTCTGAGACAAAAAAGCTATTTCGCGTTATTGGAGATTTAAAGGCCCAAAATCACAGCATCGTCTACATATCCCATCGGCTGGAAGAAATCTTTGAAATTTGTGACGACATTACCGTGCTCCGAGATGGGCAACTGGTGGCTGAAGTGCCAGTGCCTCAGGTTACGGAGGAGAAACTCATCGAGATGATGGTGGGCAGACGGCTAGAAGAGCAGTACCCCAAGTCTTGCGGAGAAGTAGGCCCTGTGATTCTAGAGGTGAAAGGCCTGCAAAATCAGTTTGTCAAGGAGGCATCCTTTACCCTGCGGCGGGGGGAGACCCTTGGCATAGCAGGGCTCATGGGTTCCAGCCGAACAGAGCTGGCCAGAACGATCTACGGAATTTACAAGATGAACAAAGGTGAGCTGCTGCTACATGGTCAAAAGCTTCACATTGCCTCTCCCAAAGATGCCTTACAGGCAGGAATTGCTTACGTGTCCGAAGATCGAAAGACGAATGGCATCGTCTTAGGCTTAAGCATTGGAGAGAATATCACCTTAGCCTCTCTACGCCAGGTCAGCGGACTTCTTGGCCGTGTGCACCGATCAAAGGAGGAGCAGGCCAGCAAGGCGTATATGAACGATTTATCTATTAAGGCCAGCGGCTCCAAACAGCTGGTAAAATATTTGAGCGGCGGCAATCAACAGAAGGTATCCATTGCTAAAAACCTTTTCACTAAGCCTAGCATCCTCATTTTGGATGAACCCACCAGAGGGGTGGACGTAGGGGCAAAAAAGGAGATTTACAACCTGATTAATCAGTTTAAGCAAGATGGGGTCAGCATCATTATGATTTCTTCGGAGATCCCGGAAATCTTAGGTATGAGCGACCGAGTGCTGGTCATGCACGAAGGCCGGGTCAGCGGCATGCTGAACCGAGAAGAGGCCAATCAGGAAAGTATCATGAGTTTAGCCGTAGGGAAGGGTGTGTCATGA